The bacterium genome includes a region encoding these proteins:
- a CDS encoding glycoside hydrolase family 3 C-terminal domain-containing protein → MIEKRANEILGQMTLEEKIDYIGGDREFYIRPIERLGLPEIKMADGPIGVRNYGKATAYPASIALASTWNVDLAERFGRAIGRDSRARGVHILLAPGVNITRSPLCGRNFEYCGEDPFLAGRIATATIRGVQGEEVLATVKHLAVNNQEYERHHVSSEVDERTLREIYLPAFEAAVQDGEVACVMNAYNLLNGEHCTENNWLNNVWLKSECGFDGILMSDWVSCYDAIGCANGGLDLEMPDARYMNRENLLPAIERGLVNEATIDDKVLRILRTIIGAGFLDRPQLDESIPMDDPVSAQVALEIARQGIVLLKNQNETLPLNEKTLKKIAVIGPNAGPGVPVGGGSSHVGAFHTVSMLEGIQHRAGDAIEVVYESGNVVPNVGAMAKACAFEHEVDGSTAPGLMTEYFANMELSGEPARRDVTETLSFNWNHKAPEGLPREKFSVRWTGRIRPTESGNHWFVARADDGVRVWLDGELILDDWSDHAPRVCETFRTLEANRAYDIRIEFYQNAGGANMEFGWIPVVGERDSAAVAAAREADAVIVCAGFDWSSEGEGSDREFILPGKQDELIEHIVAANPNTIVVLNSGGAVDMTRWVDRVPAVLQAWYPGQEGGTALAQILFGDQSPSGKLPQSFERELKDNPSAPYYHSEDGRTTHYREGIFIGYRGYEANNVAPLFCFGHGLSYTSFEYSGLEIDGKRVTFTITNTGSRPGAEIAQLYVADREASVKRPPKELKGFARVELQPGESREVSIDLNDRAFAFYDVDAKDWIVEPGDFEILVGSSSQDIRAKGTLTIQ, encoded by the coding sequence ATGATCGAGAAACGCGCAAATGAGATCCTCGGGCAGATGACCCTGGAGGAGAAGATCGATTACATCGGCGGCGACCGGGAGTTCTATATCCGCCCGATCGAACGGCTCGGTCTGCCGGAAATCAAAATGGCGGATGGACCTATCGGCGTTCGCAACTACGGCAAGGCGACCGCCTATCCCGCATCGATCGCATTGGCATCGACGTGGAATGTGGATCTGGCCGAGCGCTTCGGCCGCGCGATCGGGCGGGACTCGCGTGCGCGCGGCGTGCACATCCTGCTGGCGCCGGGTGTGAACATTACGCGCAGTCCGCTGTGTGGACGCAATTTCGAGTACTGCGGCGAAGATCCCTTTCTGGCCGGTCGCATAGCGACGGCGACCATCCGCGGCGTGCAAGGCGAGGAGGTGCTGGCCACCGTCAAGCACCTTGCCGTCAACAATCAGGAATACGAACGCCATCACGTCAGCAGCGAAGTCGACGAACGCACGCTTCGCGAAATCTATCTGCCCGCGTTCGAGGCCGCCGTGCAGGACGGCGAAGTCGCGTGCGTGATGAATGCGTACAACCTGCTCAACGGCGAACACTGCACAGAGAACAACTGGCTGAACAACGTGTGGCTCAAGAGCGAATGCGGGTTCGATGGCATTCTAATGTCCGATTGGGTTTCGTGTTACGATGCGATCGGCTGCGCGAACGGCGGACTGGACCTGGAGATGCCGGACGCGCGCTACATGAATCGCGAGAATCTCCTGCCCGCAATCGAGCGAGGCCTTGTGAATGAAGCGACGATCGATGACAAGGTACTCCGAATCCTGAGGACAATTATCGGCGCCGGCTTTCTCGATCGTCCGCAATTGGATGAATCGATCCCGATGGACGATCCGGTGTCGGCGCAGGTCGCGCTCGAAATCGCCCGCCAGGGCATCGTGCTGCTGAAGAACCAGAACGAGACACTTCCGCTGAATGAGAAGACGCTGAAGAAGATCGCCGTTATCGGCCCGAATGCCGGCCCGGGAGTCCCGGTTGGTGGAGGCAGCTCTCACGTCGGAGCCTTCCACACAGTCAGCATGCTCGAAGGCATCCAACACCGAGCCGGCGATGCAATCGAAGTCGTCTACGAGTCCGGCAATGTCGTTCCGAATGTCGGCGCAATGGCGAAGGCCTGCGCATTCGAACACGAAGTCGATGGATCGACAGCGCCCGGACTGATGACAGAGTACTTCGCGAACATGGAATTGAGCGGCGAACCCGCCCGTCGGGATGTCACCGAAACGCTGAGTTTCAACTGGAACCACAAGGCGCCGGAAGGCTTGCCTCGCGAGAAGTTCTCCGTGCGTTGGACGGGCCGCATTCGTCCGACCGAAAGCGGAAACCACTGGTTCGTTGCACGCGCCGATGATGGTGTGCGCGTCTGGCTCGATGGCGAGCTGATCCTCGATGACTGGTCCGACCACGCGCCGCGGGTCTGCGAAACCTTCCGGACCCTCGAGGCGAACCGCGCCTACGACATTCGCATCGAGTTCTACCAGAACGCCGGCGGAGCGAACATGGAATTCGGCTGGATACCGGTTGTCGGCGAACGCGATTCGGCGGCTGTCGCCGCGGCGCGCGAGGCCGATGCGGTAATCGTCTGCGCCGGATTCGATTGGAGTTCCGAAGGCGAAGGCTCCGATCGCGAATTCATTCTGCCCGGCAAGCAGGATGAACTGATCGAGCACATCGTGGCCGCGAATCCGAACACGATCGTCGTGCTGAACTCCGGCGGCGCTGTCGACATGACGCGCTGGGTCGATCGCGTTCCGGCCGTCCTGCAGGCGTGGTATCCCGGACAGGAAGGCGGTACGGCATTGGCGCAAATCCTCTTCGGCGATCAAAGCCCGAGCGGCAAGTTGCCCCAATCGTTCGAACGCGAACTGAAGGACAACCCGAGCGCGCCGTACTATCACTCCGAGGATGGGCGCACGACCCACTATCGCGAAGGCATCTTCATCGGCTACCGCGGTTACGAGGCGAACAACGTCGCACCGCTGTTCTGCTTTGGGCACGGGCTCTCGTACACGAGCTTCGAGTACAGCGGCTTGGAGATCGATGGAAAGCGCGTGACATTCACGATCACCAATACCGGCTCACGTCCGGGGGCTGAGATCGCCCAGCTCTACGTCGCCGATCGCGAAGCCAGTGTAAAGCGTCCGCCGAAGGAACTGAAGGGCTTTGCACGCGTGGAACTGCAACCGGGCGAATCGCGCGAAGTCTCCATTGATCTCAACGATCGCGCGTTTGCCTTCTACGATGTTGACGCAAAGGACTGGATCGTCGAGCCGGGCGACTTCGAAATCCTCGTCGGCTCCTCGTCACAGGACATTCGCGCAAAGGGCACGCTGACGATTCAGTAA
- a CDS encoding SOS response-associated peptidase: MCGRFTWTEDLEQMVASIPGFKLAEGAPARFNAAPSQQVPTILNDGSRSVTLSQWGLIPSWAKDPAIGNRMINARAETIAEKPSFRVPLRRQRCLILADGFFEWFQPAGEKGKQPVYVRLKSRKPFAFAGLWDRWQTPSGDKLTSCTIITTTPNELMARFHHRMPVILPEESYEAWLAPGEQPVEDLLPLLTRYPAELMEAFPVSRQVNNPIHEGPDLVEPIQMELPLE, from the coding sequence ATGTGCGGACGTTTCACCTGGACCGAAGACCTCGAACAAATGGTCGCGTCGATCCCCGGCTTCAAGTTGGCCGAAGGCGCACCCGCGCGGTTCAATGCCGCGCCCAGCCAGCAGGTGCCGACGATTCTGAATGACGGCTCGCGATCGGTTACGCTCAGCCAGTGGGGGCTGATCCCGTCCTGGGCGAAAGACCCCGCGATCGGAAACCGCATGATCAACGCACGGGCGGAAACGATCGCGGAGAAGCCCTCGTTTCGCGTGCCGCTGCGGCGGCAGCGTTGCCTGATCCTGGCAGATGGCTTCTTCGAGTGGTTTCAGCCCGCCGGCGAGAAAGGCAAGCAACCCGTCTACGTCCGACTGAAATCGCGAAAGCCCTTCGCATTCGCCGGCCTGTGGGATCGGTGGCAAACGCCATCGGGCGACAAATTGACGTCCTGCACGATCATCACGACGACTCCGAACGAGCTGATGGCGCGCTTTCATCACCGCATGCCGGTGATTCTGCCGGAGGAGAGCTACGAGGCGTGGCTCGCGCCTGGGGAACAGCCGGTCGAGGACCTGCTCCCGCTGCTGACGCGCTACCCGGCCGAGCTGATGGAGGCCTTTCCCGTCTCGCGCCAGGTCAACAACCCGATCCACGAAGGCCCGGATCTCGTCGAGCCGATCCAGATGGAACTGCCGCTGGAGTAG
- a CDS encoding acyl-CoA dehydrogenase family protein translates to MTNLEDTQIGQDPFASEEEATLRQAVREFCLEEVLPITRDLEKAGRMPRELFRKFGEMGLLGITVPEEYGGGGAGMLQLAWVIEEVSRIDAGVGLSVSASNGLATSHILKYADEETKQRFVPKLCSGELIGCWGLTEPSCGTDAAALKTRARRDGDHYVLNGRKSLITHAILSDVAVVMASTDPEKKGKGISAFVLDKSLEGFGPGKHEEKLGMCASETGDLVMQDCRAPVSCRMGEEGEGYAQALTILDGGRIGVAAISLGIAQGALDASLKYVDERETFGHPISKYQAIRFKLAEMATKIHGARLMIHHAAMLKDSGKPLRAAANMAKLFATEMAVAVCEEAIQIHGGYGYTKDFLVEKFWRDSKLCTIGEGTSEVQRMLIARELLNH, encoded by the coding sequence ATGACGAATCTGGAAGATACACAGATCGGCCAGGACCCGTTCGCTTCCGAAGAGGAAGCGACCCTGCGTCAGGCCGTGCGCGAATTCTGCCTCGAAGAAGTGCTCCCCATCACGCGGGACCTGGAAAAGGCCGGCCGCATGCCGCGCGAACTGTTCCGCAAGTTCGGTGAGATGGGGCTGCTCGGCATTACCGTGCCGGAGGAATATGGCGGGGGCGGCGCCGGAATGTTGCAGCTCGCCTGGGTGATCGAGGAAGTCTCGCGAATCGATGCCGGCGTGGGGCTGTCCGTTTCCGCCAGCAACGGCCTCGCTACCAGTCACATTCTGAAGTACGCAGACGAAGAGACGAAGCAGCGCTTCGTCCCGAAGCTCTGCAGCGGCGAGCTGATCGGTTGTTGGGGGCTGACGGAGCCTTCCTGCGGCACGGATGCGGCAGCCCTGAAGACACGTGCCCGTCGCGATGGCGATCACTACGTCCTCAACGGCCGTAAGTCGCTGATCACGCACGCAATCCTCTCCGATGTCGCCGTGGTGATGGCCTCCACCGACCCCGAGAAGAAGGGGAAGGGCATTTCGGCCTTTGTGCTCGACAAGAGCCTCGAGGGGTTTGGCCCCGGCAAGCACGAGGAGAAGCTGGGTATGTGTGCCAGCGAGACCGGCGACCTCGTCATGCAGGACTGCCGCGCGCCGGTTTCCTGTCGCATGGGCGAGGAAGGCGAAGGTTACGCGCAGGCTCTGACGATTCTGGATGGCGGGCGAATCGGCGTGGCGGCGATTTCCCTCGGGATCGCGCAGGGCGCCCTCGATGCGTCGCTGAAATACGTCGACGAACGCGAAACATTCGGCCATCCGATCTCGAAGTATCAGGCGATTCGCTTCAAACTGGCAGAGATGGCGACGAAGATTCATGGCGCCCGCCTGATGATCCACCACGCGGCGATGTTGAAAGATTCCGGCAAGCCCTTGCGTGCGGCGGCGAATATGGCTAAGCTATTTGCGACCGAAATGGCCGTTGCGGTTTGCGAGGAAGCGATCCAGATTCATGGCGGGTATGGATACACGAAGGATTTTCTGGTCGAGAAGTTCTGGCGCGATTCGAAGCTGTGCACTATCGGCGAAGGGACCAGCGAAGTGCAACGAATGCTGATCGCGCGCGAGTTGTTGAATCACTAA
- a CDS encoding electron transfer flavoprotein subunit alpha/FixB family protein, which translates to MKGSIYVFMEEQDGAFRKGSLQALTVGLDLAKKLGTDVAAVVLSAASHDVSKELGRYGIGKAIISNDAAFGTYLGETWCKLISECFAGKTPCLFLGSATGLSRDLFPRLAQKLDGGYLGDVTGYAQAGDAVHWERPIYAGKATEFVEMLSDTTFITLRPNSFPMPEDAAAGNVAVEQCSATGASERSRIRECIESTGLDKVELTEADIVVSGGMGVGGPEGYAPLKALCKELGAALGASRAAVHASWIDPDHQVGQTGKTVSPSLYVACGISGQIQHQAGMRTSKCIVAINTDPEAPIFQVAHYGIVQDLHKVVPVMTEEIKKVKTS; encoded by the coding sequence ATGAAGGGATCAATTTACGTATTCATGGAAGAGCAGGACGGCGCGTTCCGCAAGGGCTCGCTGCAGGCTCTGACTGTCGGATTAGACTTGGCGAAGAAACTAGGGACGGACGTCGCGGCCGTCGTTCTCAGCGCGGCATCGCACGACGTTTCGAAGGAACTCGGCCGATATGGAATCGGCAAGGCGATTATCTCCAACGATGCCGCCTTTGGGACTTACCTCGGAGAGACCTGGTGCAAACTGATCTCCGAGTGTTTTGCCGGGAAGACGCCCTGCCTGTTTCTGGGCAGTGCCACTGGCCTTTCGCGCGACCTGTTTCCGCGCCTCGCGCAGAAGCTCGATGGCGGCTATCTTGGCGATGTGACGGGTTACGCGCAGGCCGGCGATGCCGTCCACTGGGAGCGCCCGATCTACGCCGGCAAGGCAACCGAGTTTGTCGAGATGCTGAGCGACACCACTTTCATTACGCTGCGCCCGAACAGTTTCCCGATGCCCGAAGATGCGGCCGCGGGCAACGTGGCTGTGGAGCAGTGTAGCGCCACCGGCGCGTCGGAGCGCTCCCGCATTCGCGAGTGCATCGAAAGCACCGGCCTCGACAAGGTGGAACTGACCGAAGCGGACATCGTTGTCTCCGGCGGTATGGGCGTTGGTGGCCCCGAAGGCTACGCGCCGTTGAAGGCGCTGTGCAAGGAACTGGGCGCGGCTCTTGGCGCATCGCGCGCGGCCGTACATGCCAGTTGGATCGACCCGGATCACCAGGTCGGACAGACAGGCAAGACGGTCAGCCCTTCGCTCTACGTTGCGTGCGGCATCAGCGGCCAGATCCAGCACCAGGCAGGCATGCGCACCAGCAAGTGTATCGTCGCCATCAACACAGACCCCGAGGCGCCGATCTTCCAGGTCGCGCATTACGGAATCGTTCAAGATCTGCACAAGGTTGTGCCGGTCATGACGGAGGAGATCAAGAAGGTCAAAACCTCCTGA
- a CDS encoding electron transfer flavoprotein subunit beta/FixA family protein — protein MGLKVICLLKQTFATEAKINLKDENTIAEDRVKFVVNPYDEFAIEEAIKWREAGNVDEVTLLCVGAEKAVRDSVRKGLAMGADQAVVVDTTDIDAAKIDEAVVAKALAAQLQKMSYDLILCGKVAVDSNSMEVPGRVSAVLDIPLVSAVGKVEPAGDKVVAEREADGRKEVVEVDLPAMIGADKSLNMPRYPTLPNIMKAKKKPMETVPIGDVLGGEPQPARRTLRYALPPEKGPCKFIEGPPEQAAAELVRILRETEGVV, from the coding sequence ATGGGCTTGAAAGTCATTTGCTTACTGAAACAGACCTTCGCAACGGAAGCGAAGATCAATCTGAAGGATGAAAACACGATCGCCGAGGATCGCGTGAAGTTCGTCGTGAATCCCTACGACGAATTCGCGATTGAAGAGGCGATCAAATGGCGCGAAGCCGGCAACGTCGATGAAGTGACGCTGCTCTGCGTCGGTGCCGAGAAAGCCGTGCGCGATTCCGTGCGCAAAGGACTCGCGATGGGTGCCGACCAGGCCGTCGTCGTCGATACGACCGATATCGACGCCGCGAAGATCGACGAGGCAGTCGTCGCGAAGGCGCTCGCTGCGCAGTTGCAGAAGATGTCGTATGACTTGATTCTGTGCGGCAAGGTCGCGGTCGATTCGAACTCGATGGAAGTTCCCGGGCGCGTTTCCGCAGTGCTGGACATTCCGCTTGTCAGCGCGGTTGGCAAGGTCGAGCCGGCGGGCGACAAGGTCGTCGCCGAGCGCGAAGCGGATGGACGAAAAGAAGTCGTCGAAGTCGATCTGCCCGCAATGATCGGTGCGGACAAGAGCCTGAATATGCCGCGCTATCCAACGCTGCCGAACATTATGAAGGCGAAAAAGAAGCCGATGGAAACGGTTCCGATTGGGGATGTCCTGGGCGGCGAACCGCAGCCCGCACGGCGCACGTTGCGCTATGCGCTGCCGCCGGAGAAGGGGCCGTGCAAATTCATCGAAGGCCCGCCCGAGCAGGCCGCGGCCGAACTCGTTCGCATTCTCCGCGAAACGGAAGGCGTCGTCTGA
- a CDS encoding 4Fe-4S dicluster domain-containing protein — protein MDPTVPTRDILWNIDIAEPYRTILMAVLSIIPIVFIAMALRRRWQLWQAIGVEEKFPPREEWGRRAQRVLKHVFATKRITRRRYAGTMHTAIFYSFLLLFIGTIIVAIQHDLVRPLLGWNFFKGNFYRIFSLVLELAGIAGIIGCVMALYRRYVTKPDSLGGLLKWIPSIWILLVILITGFVIEGARIASHPEQTYEKIWSFVGYAFSLAIPQGSAPVLHGMLWWFHLAISIAFLCTFGSVVMGHIFTTAVSVFMAREIPSGATPSPIEDIEEAETYGVLTLEQFNQRHLRDADSCVECGRCQTVCPAWTTGKPLSPKKIVRSIREGWRPLAEMALAGQELPGEDDRPELVGELITADELWSCTTCGACEQECPVMIEQIEKIVDMRRGQVLMKAEFPEELQILFNNLEQSGNPWGKSPEERLDWANDLDFEVPIIDEDNAKEIEYLFWVGCAGAYDARSRGITQSFARLLNKAGVKYAVLGEMETCTGDSALRAGNEYLYQILAQQNIETLNDLGVKKIVTACPHCFQTLGKDYKGLGGDYEVIHHSQLLEELIATGRLKAGTEKVPGVAAVHDSCYLARHNGVTEQPRNVVAEATGALPVDPERNRDKGLCCGAGGGRMWMEENLGDKNINIERTEELLGTGASTVVTSCPFCKTMLSDGVKACGKDDSVKVMDIAEMLAATDKKGAE, from the coding sequence ATGGACCCGACCGTGCCAACACGCGACATTCTGTGGAATATCGACATCGCAGAGCCCTATCGCACGATCTTGATGGCCGTGTTGTCCATCATCCCGATCGTGTTCATCGCGATGGCGCTGCGGCGACGCTGGCAATTGTGGCAGGCAATCGGCGTCGAAGAGAAGTTTCCGCCGCGTGAAGAGTGGGGTCGGCGCGCGCAACGCGTTCTGAAGCACGTTTTCGCTACGAAACGCATCACGCGGCGACGCTATGCCGGCACGATGCACACGGCGATCTTCTACAGCTTCCTGCTGCTCTTCATCGGCACGATCATCGTTGCGATCCAGCACGATCTCGTGCGTCCGCTCCTTGGTTGGAATTTCTTCAAAGGCAACTTCTATCGCATCTTCTCGCTGGTTCTGGAACTCGCAGGAATCGCGGGAATCATTGGCTGTGTGATGGCGCTGTATCGGCGCTATGTCACCAAGCCCGATTCGCTTGGTGGGCTGTTGAAGTGGATTCCGTCGATCTGGATCCTGCTCGTCATTCTGATCACGGGATTCGTGATCGAGGGAGCCCGCATCGCGTCGCATCCGGAGCAGACGTACGAGAAGATCTGGTCATTCGTCGGTTACGCGTTCTCGCTGGCGATTCCGCAGGGCTCCGCGCCAGTGCTGCACGGAATGCTCTGGTGGTTCCACCTGGCAATCAGCATCGCGTTCCTGTGCACATTCGGATCTGTCGTGATGGGACACATCTTCACGACGGCCGTCTCCGTTTTTATGGCGCGGGAGATTCCCTCCGGCGCGACTCCGTCCCCCATCGAGGATATCGAGGAGGCGGAGACGTACGGCGTTCTGACGCTGGAGCAATTCAACCAGCGGCACCTTCGTGATGCCGACAGTTGTGTCGAGTGCGGACGTTGCCAGACTGTTTGTCCGGCGTGGACGACAGGAAAGCCCCTCTCGCCGAAGAAGATTGTGCGTTCCATCCGCGAGGGATGGCGGCCGCTGGCCGAAATGGCGTTGGCAGGCCAGGAACTTCCCGGCGAAGACGATCGCCCGGAACTTGTCGGTGAGTTGATTACCGCGGACGAGCTGTGGTCCTGCACGACCTGCGGCGCGTGCGAGCAGGAATGCCCCGTGATGATCGAGCAGATCGAGAAGATCGTCGACATGCGCCGCGGCCAGGTGCTGATGAAGGCAGAATTCCCCGAAGAACTGCAGATCCTGTTCAATAATCTGGAGCAGTCGGGAAATCCGTGGGGTAAATCCCCCGAGGAACGTCTCGATTGGGCCAACGATCTCGACTTCGAAGTCCCGATCATCGATGAGGACAATGCGAAGGAAATCGAGTACCTGTTCTGGGTGGGATGCGCCGGAGCGTACGATGCCCGTTCGCGCGGCATCACACAGTCCTTTGCGCGTCTGCTGAACAAGGCCGGCGTGAAGTACGCCGTTCTTGGCGAAATGGAAACCTGCACGGGCGATTCCGCTCTACGGGCCGGCAACGAGTACCTCTACCAGATTCTGGCGCAGCAGAACATCGAGACGCTCAACGATCTTGGCGTGAAGAAGATCGTCACCGCGTGCCCGCACTGCTTCCAGACGCTTGGGAAAGACTACAAGGGCCTCGGCGGCGACTATGAGGTCATTCACCATAGCCAATTGCTTGAGGAACTGATCGCGACCGGTCGCTTGAAAGCCGGCACGGAGAAGGTGCCGGGCGTCGCCGCGGTTCATGATTCGTGCTACCTGGCGCGTCACAACGGTGTGACGGAGCAGCCGCGCAATGTCGTGGCCGAAGCCACCGGGGCTCTCCCCGTGGATCCGGAACGCAATCGCGACAAGGGATTGTGCTGCGGTGCCGGCGGCGGGCGCATGTGGATGGAAGAGAATCTCGGCGACAAGAACATCAACATCGAACGCACCGAAGAGCTTCTGGGCACAGGGGCCAGCACGGTCGTGACCAGTTGCCCGTTCTGCAAGACGATGCTGAGTGATGGTGTCAAGGCGTGCGGCAAGGACGACAGTGTCAAGGTGATGGACATCGCCGAGATGTTGGCCGCAACCGACAAGAAGGGCGCGGAATAG